One Nostoc punctiforme PCC 73102 DNA window includes the following coding sequences:
- a CDS encoding sucrose-phosphate phosphatase, translating into MKLLLVIELDNTLVGNNRAIAALNQRLEAIRNQIYLVYVTGRSYASSRRVIAQEQLLKPDYLIASVGTEIYQQGVLLEKDWANQISKDWDWDAVWTIASYFPALIPQPDSEQTPYKLSFWLDMDAPLEVIHDLQDLLTFTGLQSEVIFSNGRDVDIIPKNSNKGEAAAYLQELLQAQLDATVICGGSGNDISLFQQPSAGIIVGNAQTELLWWYYKTHYPWHFLAHYPGAAGILEGLIYFNILPFPNSWKAMGYAPP; encoded by the coding sequence ATGAAACTGCTTTTGGTGATTGAATTAGATAATACCTTGGTTGGTAACAATCGAGCTATTGCTGCTTTAAACCAAAGGCTAGAAGCTATACGCAATCAGATTTACTTAGTCTATGTTACTGGTCGCTCTTATGCTTCTAGTCGTCGCGTGATAGCACAAGAACAGCTTTTGAAACCTGATTATTTAATCGCTAGTGTAGGTACTGAAATTTATCAACAGGGTGTGCTTTTAGAAAAAGATTGGGCAAATCAAATCTCAAAAGATTGGGATTGGGATGCAGTTTGGACAATTGCTAGCTACTTTCCTGCGCTGATACCCCAACCCGACAGCGAACAAACCCCCTATAAATTAAGCTTTTGGCTAGATATGGATGCGCCACTTGAGGTTATCCATGATTTGCAGGATTTGTTAACTTTTACTGGATTGCAGTCTGAGGTAATTTTTAGCAATGGGCGGGACGTTGATATCATACCCAAGAACAGTAACAAAGGTGAAGCAGCTGCATATCTGCAAGAATTGCTGCAAGCGCAATTAGATGCAACCGTTATCTGTGGAGGTTCTGGAAATGACATCAGCTTATTTCAACAGCCATCAGCTGGGATTATCGTTGGTAATGCCCAAACGGAACTTCTATGGTGGTATTATAAGACACATTACCCTTGGCACTTTTTAGCTCACTACCCTGGTGCTGCGGGTATTCTTGAAGGATTGATTTATTTTAATATTTTGCCATTCCCTAATAGTTGGAAGGCGATGGGCTACGCCCCACCATAG